GCGACTCGAGAAGCAGTTCGAGATGGAGAAGAAATCCACGACCTGGCTCGACGGTTGGGATCTGACCCGGAACTGATTGCTGGCTGGTCTGCGCCGTCAAATCTGAAAGTTCATCTCGTCGATCGCGGAATCACTGTTGCCCGTTCGCACTCGCAGCTGGGGTTTTTCCAGTGTGACGGTGGTTGAGGGCGGAACGGTCTTGGTGATCCAGACGCTTGAACCAATCACGCTGTCTTTGCCAACCACGGTGCGACCGCCAAGAATGGTCGCGTTGGCGTAGACCACGACTCCGTCTTCGATCGTAGGATGTCGCTTCGTCCCTCGGATCAATTCCCCATCTTCATCGGTCTTGAAGCTCAACGCCCCAAGGGTGACGCCTTGATAAAGCTTGACGTGGTCACCGATCTCGCACGTTTCGCCGACAACCACACCGGTTCCGTGATCGATGAAAAAGTATTCACCGATTGTCGCACCTGGGTGAATGTCGATACCGGTTTTCTGATGAGCCCATTCGGTCATCATGCGTGGAATAAAGGGAACCTGTAACTTTGTGAGTTCGTGTGCGATGCGGTAAACCGTGATCGCTGCAAAGCCGGGGTAGCAAAAGACCACTTCGTCGGTCGTTCGGCAGGCCGGGTCGCCATCGTAGGCGGCCTGTGCGTCCGTGGCCAAGATGCGGCGTAGTTCTGGGATTCGCTTCAACAGCTCGATCGCCATCGCCTGGCCTTTTGCCTCGAAGTCGATATCGCTTTCACAATCGGTATGTTTTTGATGAACGCGATGCTCGTGGCGAAGCGCACGGGCGGTTTGAGTGGTCAATTCATCGTGGAGCGAATCAATCAAACTTCCCACATGGTAGCCAACGTTTCCGGCGTGCAAGCCGATCTTGCGGCGGTAGCCTGGATAGAGAACGTCTTTGAGATCCAACAAAATCTCGACCACCGCGGTGTAGCTTGGCAGCGGGCAGTGACCGAGATGGTTCATCGCGTCGTCTTTGGTGTACGTCGCGACAATCTGTTCGGTCAGGGTCGGTAATTGCTCTTTCAGACGAAAATCGGACGCCACGATGATTCTCTTCCAAAGTCAGACAAACGAGACGTAGGACAGGTGGGTTGAACGACCTGTCCTACAAGAGTGTTCGCTGCGCGTTCACACGAACACGCGGCGGATGTCCATCCTACGCACAACAAGCCTTAGCGGCCAATCGTGGGTGGATTATCAACGAGGAAATCGCGAGGGCCGTGGTGCGTGTAGTAGGGATAGCCGACTTGGCCCGTCGGAGGTCCTGGAGTAAACGGTTGCGATTGCAAGCGAGCTCCCGCCCCATGTCCGCACAGACCGGGGTTCAAGTGCGAGCTGTAATCAAGCCCGCCTTGTTGCCACCCGAGCGCTCCGGCGACGCAACCAGTGCGACCGCATCCTTGACAACCGGCGCCTCCTAAGCAGGATCCAACGCCGCAGCCCGCAGGACCGCAACTCCCACTACCACAATTGCCGCTTTGACAACTGCCCGTTTGGCAGCTTTGACAATCGCCCGTTTGGCAACTCTGGCAATCGCCGCCGGACCCACAAAGTCGCCCCAACAAGCCCTTGCCGCTGCCGCAATTTGACGAACCGCAGCTGTTGTGGCCGCCTCGCAAATTGTGGTGCAGGCACCCCGTGCTGCTGATCAACAAACCTACCAACGAACCTATCATTAACCAACGATTCATCGCCGAATCCTTCCGCGTGCTCAGCCACAAAGCGTAGCCAAAGTGATGTTGTGTGTCGTTCCGTTTGCGATCGGCCCTGAACCGGGCCGACGCAAGTCCATCTCACAATCATCTTTCGGACCGACCAACACGTTTGATACACACAATCGGCTCGACCAGCCCAATCCTTACTAAATCGATCACTCAAAGACCTCGCAAACCCCCCGTTTTATTGCTGGCATTCAGGGGCGGATCATTTCTTGGCAAACGTTTTTCAACTCCACTTGCTTCCAACGCGTTGTGCGTGGTAGTCGATTGACATAGCGCCGGGAGTGTAGAGGAGTTCCCATCGCTGACAAAATCACGACCTACCGCAAAGATTTGATGAAATGAAACAGCTAACGACATTTCAGATCGCAGTATTGGCTGCGGTATTGAGTAGCGGCTCGATCGCAACGGCGCAGATCACAACGCCTCAGATGCTGTCGATCCGTCAAGATCGGTACGCGACGTTGGAAGACCAATTGATCAATCGGCTGCATGCAACGACCGAACAACAGCGCGCCTATCTACGCTACGTGGTCAAACAGGTGGAAGCAGGAAAGCTGGAACTACGGCTTGTGGTCGCGGTTGAACGTTACGCGTTACGGCGGAATCCACGTTTTCCGCTGCCCTTCTTCGAGCGTGCGATGAAGGTCCAAGCGGCCAAGGAAGGTGTGCCACTGCCGGCGCTTCAAACCTTTGTGACGACCCAAGTGCCTCATCCTTGACAAACCGACAACGGAACCGAAAGCATGGACGTGCCTCGGCGATAAATTCGTTGTAATCCCACGAAACGCTCGCCT
This window of the Novipirellula artificiosorum genome carries:
- the epsC gene encoding serine O-acetyltransferase EpsC, with translation MASDFRLKEQLPTLTEQIVATYTKDDAMNHLGHCPLPSYTAVVEILLDLKDVLYPGYRRKIGLHAGNVGYHVGSLIDSLHDELTTQTARALRHEHRVHQKHTDCESDIDFEAKGQAMAIELLKRIPELRRILATDAQAAYDGDPACRTTDEVVFCYPGFAAITVYRIAHELTKLQVPFIPRMMTEWAHQKTGIDIHPGATIGEYFFIDHGTGVVVGETCEIGDHVKLYQGVTLGALSFKTDEDGELIRGTKRHPTIEDGVVVYANATILGGRTVVGKDSVIGSSVWITKTVPPSTTVTLEKPQLRVRTGNSDSAIDEMNFQI